A single Elephas maximus indicus isolate mEleMax1 chromosome 2, mEleMax1 primary haplotype, whole genome shotgun sequence DNA region contains:
- the RNF112 gene encoding RING finger protein 112 produces the protein MPRPILSVISFCHRLGKQERKWSFMGGTSNSSPHSPFPKLELGLVSRPTGSWELPACAICLERLHEPVSLDCGHDFCVQCFSTHRTPGCQPPCCPECRKTCRPKKGLRSLGEKMKLLPQKPLPPALQETCDVKAEPLLLVRISASGGLILRMGAVNRCLKHPLARDTPVCLLAVLGEQRSGKSFLLNHLLQGLLGLESGKGSWLRGGGPPQGLRWGTSSLTRGIWMWSRPFLLGKEGKKVAVFLVDTGGAMSPELSRETRTKLCALTAMLSSYQILTTSQELKDTDLEHLEMFVHVAEVMGKHYGMVPIQHLDLLVHDSSRPKKAGPGYMGDIIQKLSGKYPKLQELLQGKQARCYLLPSSGRRWVDRGHGSPSNAEEDFGSFLHAYIVDVLSAAPQHAKSRCRGPWSEGRAIARGDRCLLTGQQLAQEIKNLSGWMGRTVPSFTSPEEVAAQLHDLRQVEAAKKEYEEFVRQQDLATKRIFSALRVLPDTMRNLLSAQRDAVLARHSVALLCQGRAQTLAALEAELQAMAKVFMDTYTMRFCGHLAAVGGAVGAGFMGLAGGVVGAGMAAAALAAEAGMVAAGAAVGATGAAVVGGGVGAGLAATMGCMEKEENERVQEGDQEPLLQEE, from the exons ATGCCGAGGCCCATCTTGTCAGTCATTTCCTTTTGTCATCGGCTTGGCAAACAG gaGAGAAAATGGAGCTTCATGGGAGGCACCAGCAATAGTTC gccCCACTCACCGTTCCCCAAGTTGGAGTTGGGCCTGGTGTCCCGGCCCACAGGGTCCTGGGAGCTTCCCGCCTGTGCCATCTGCCTGGAGAGGCTGCACGAGCCTGTCTCGCTTGACTGTGGCCATGACTTCTGTGTTCAGTGCTTCAGCACACACCGCACCCCAGGCTGCCAGCCGCCCTGCTGCCCCGAGTGCCGCAAGACATGCAGGCCGAAGAAGGGCCTCCGCAGCCTGGGGGAGAAGATGAAGCTGCTGCCGCAGAAGCCGCTGCCCCCGGCGCTGCAG GAGACGTGTGATGTGAAGGCCGAGCCACTGCTGCTGGTGCGAATCAGTGCCTCTGGGGGCCTCATCCTCAGGATGGGGGCCGTAAACCGCTGCCTGAAGCACCCCCTGGCCAGGGACACTCCCGTCTGCCTCCTTGCCGTCCTAGGGGAGCAGCGCTCAGGGAAATCCTTCCTCCTCAACCACTTGCTCCAGGGCTTGCTGGGCCTG GAGTCTGGCAAGGGTAGCTGGCTGAGAGGAGGGGGACCCCCACAAGGGCTCAGGTGGGGGACCAGTAGCCTCACCAGGGGCATCTGGATGTGGAGCCGCCCCTTCCTGctggggaaagaaggaaagaag GTGGCTGTGTTCCTGGTGGACACTGGGGGCGCCATGAGCCCTGAACTGAGCAGAGAGACCAGGACCAAGTTGTGTGCTCTCACCGCCATGCTGAGCTCCTACCAG ATCCTTACCACCTCCCAGGAGCTGAAGGACACAGACCTGGAACACTTAGAG ATGTTTGTCCACGTGGCTGAGGTGATGGGCAAGCACTATGGGATGGTACCAATCCAG CATCTGGATCTCTTAGTTCACGACTCATCCCGCCCCAAAAAGGCAGGGCCGGGGTACATGGGTGACATCATCCAG AAGTTGTCAGGCAAATACCCCAAGCTTCAGGAGCTGCTTCAAGGGAAACAAGCTCGCTGTTACCTCCTGCCTTCTTCGGGGAGGCGGTGGGTGGACAGAGGCCATGGAAGTCCTAGCA ACGCGGAGGAGGATTTTGGGAGCTTTCTTCATGCCTACATTGTGGACGTGCTGAGTGCAGCCCCCCAGCATGCCAAGAGCCGCTGCCGGGGGCCCTGGAGTGAGGGACGAGCCATTGCCCGGGGGGACAGATGCCTGCTCACTGGGCAGCAGTTAGCTCAGGAAATCAAG AACCTCTCAGGTTGGATGGGGAGGACGGTACCCAGCTTCACCTCTCCGGAGGAG GTGGCTGCCCAGCTGCATGACCTACGGCAAGTGGAAGCTGCCAAGAAGGAGTATGAGGAGTTCGTGAGGCAGCAA GACTTGGCCACCAAGCGCATATTCTCTGCCCTCCGCGTGCTGCCTGATACTATGCGGAACCTGCTTTCTGCCCAGAGAGATGCTGTCCTGGCTCGGCACAGTGTGGCCTTACTGTGCCAAGGGAGAGCGCAGACGTTGGCAGCCTTGGAGGCGGAGCTGCAGGCCATGGCCAAGGTCTTCATGGACACGTATACAATGCGGTTCTGTGGCCACCTGGCGGCTGTGGGGGGCGCTGTGGGGGCTGGGTTCATGGGCTTGGCGGGTGGGGTGGTGGGTGCAGGcatggcagcagcagctctggcTGCAGAGGCTGGCATGGTGGCGGCTGGAGCTGCGGTGGGGGCCACGGGGGCTGCTGTGGTGGGGGGCGGCGTGGGTGCTGGGCTGGCGGCCACCATGGGCTGCATGGAGAAGGAGGAGAATGAGAGGGTGCAGGAAGGGGATCAAGAGCCGCTTCTCCAGGAAGAGTAG